The following nucleotide sequence is from Pagrus major chromosome 13, Pma_NU_1.0.
TCTGTTATGTGAGACTACAGAGAACATTTgtgaacatcttttttttttttactgtgttgctTTAAGTTGTTATCTGAAATACTTTGTTAAATGTATGGACAAGGTGTAAAATCATAtatgtgacaaaaacatttctgtcacgACTTTTGTTACTTGATGGAAGGTGCTGACATTCTGGATGCTGACCCTCCGAGGACGACATCGCAGAAGGGATAAGGAGCCGAGGGATGATTATGAAAAGTAGATGACCTAAAACAAACTCACTGACTCGGTTAATTTATTGATATTCctctcatttttatttgtaagtTAAATCAGTGCTGACACAAGGCACAGGAATATGATGGTTTAacttatttctgcttttttcccccttcagcATTCAATCAACACACGGTTTGTTGTCTGTAGACGATGATTTCCAAAAATATTACCTcacattttgagtgtttctgAGAAGACGTGAAGCCCAGTTATTCCTAAAGTGTGATTGGTCGAAGCCTGTAAAGCTTTGTATTATTCCCATTTTACTCCTGCATGATTGTTGTggaatgttaaataaaaaaagttgtgtAATAAATCTGAAAGTAACACATTCTCCTGAAATATTGTGTTGGAGTGTTTTCCTGTATGAAAGAGCCAACATGTCACAAACTTAAAATCATTTCAGAATTGTGCTGTTTCTGGTGAAATGACCCATCAGCCCCATGATAACATGGAGGTTATCTGACTGCCTTCATTgatctccctgtgtgtgtttctgttcccaCAATATCTTGAAAAACTGAttgatttaaatgaaatttaGCAGGAAAACAAGTGATTCTGGTGATATTCTGACAGTTAAAGGAAGAACACACAGTCACCTAttcattaatgtgttcatttatttatttgaaggtTTTGAACAAAGACTTTTCATAACTGCTTCTTAAAATTGTTACTACATATTGACATGATATCAGTCTTAACAAGACGATCAACAAACTATTTTCAGAGGGTTAATTTTGAAACTATACAAGCTGATattttactgatgtttttcatgcaggttttggttacataaaaaaaatggaaatgtgattttgaaacattaaaacagaggCACACtatgaaggacagacagaagtatgtgcaaaactaaaagtaaaaatgaaattacacaaaatatgttCATGAAGATTTGGTACaaataaaatcacataaaaatcttaaaacaaaaaaaccccctcaaaaatccaaacagattcacacattttacacaccacATGTTTCTGACAAAAACTGATTCATCATTTCACATCTTGCATATGTAATATTTCCCAAATGTTCAGTAAATGAAGCTCACAAGTCAAATTTCGTCAAACACGATGCTCTAATCACTCTGTAGGAAACAATCACAGTTTCTCtaaactgagaagaaaaaaacaaaacaatataaaatccaAGAAAAATCATCATGGTCCCACCTCCTATGTTTGATCAGTGCAGTGCAGACACACCTCAACATGTACAGCACCACAGATGAGTCTCTCTTTAATCTCCTGTCTACTTGAGCTCACACAACTCTGCTGTGTCACCATCATTGTTTGGCAGCCAAAGTCCAggatagagaggctgagtgaacgtggtctggactctgtggaggagagtgatggtttcagagacgctgtagtaAGACAGAGTACCTGCACTATGATCCAGGTAAACTCCTATTGTGGAGGACTGAGGGCCTGAGATGGAAGTAACAATATTATTATGTCTGAATTTATAACCTCCACTGTTACATATTAATGACCAGGATTTGTCATTATATGCAAATACACATTCAGTACGGGTCCCTGTTCTGCTAATGTTCTTGTATGCAACTGCTATATAAACCATCCCGCTCCActtcacctcccagtaacaacgtccagtcagaccctctctactcaggacctgccACCATTCACCAAATCTGTCTGGGTGAGCTGAATATACCTGGTCTACTGacattaatgttgcttttctgttcctgtcACTTAATGACAAAcgtttgtttgctgtgtttggatccagtgtgatttcacaaGAATACTTGAGAAgttcagttctggttctgggctCTGCTTgaggcagtaaaacatccacttcagtcactgccCGTGAGATCTTTGTCCACTCCTCACTCAGGACAGCCTGAAGTTTATCTCTGGCCTccgacacagctgctgtcacacccTCAAAAGAGCACAGAGGACGTATAACAATGCTGGGTAAGTCTTTAGGTTCGCTCAGACGTGACAGTGAGAAGTAGTTGTTCAGGAAATGGAGATGAtcttctgtgtgtgagagcttctccagctcagtgTCTTTCCTCcgcagctcagtgatctcctgctgcagctcctcctcaagATCTTTagctcgactcacttcagttttctgctgtgatctgatctgctgcttcacttcagagcttctcttctcaATGAGACGGATCAACTCACTGAATGTCTTCTCACTGTCCTCCACAGCTTTGTCAGCAGAAAGATTGATAGCCTCCACCCTCCGCTGAAGCACCTTgacgtctttctctctgtcctggattctctgttgGATTGTTTGCTGACTCGCCCCGAGCTCCGTCTGCCTCTCAGccctttctgctgcagcagagactgtgTCATGGCCTTTATGATCATCCatggagcagagataacagatacattGCTGATCAGTGcggcagaaaatcttcatcacctcgtcatggcgagagcagatgttctcctgaaGCTTTGAGGTGGCTTcaaccagcttgtgtttctttaatgtaGCCACACTGtagtgaggctggaggtgttgctcacagtaagaggccaTACACACCAGACAGGACTTGAAGGCTTTCAGCTTCTTCCCAGTGCAGAAGTCACAGGCCACGTCTCCAGGTCCAGCATAGGAATGATCAGGTGAAGCAGCTTGAAGTTGTACTTTCTTCAGTTCCTCCACCAACTCtgcaaacatgatgtttttcaccaggacaggcttcggtgtgaagctctgcctgcactgagggcagctgtgtgcttccttctctttctccgtGTCCCAGCAGTCTTTAATACAGCTCATGCAGTAGCTGTGCCCACAGGGAATAGTCACAGGATCCTTCAGAAGATCCAGACAGATTGAACAGCTCAGTTTCTCTCGATCCAGCTGAAGCACATGCTGCGCCATTTCTCCTCCAGACGACAGTGAATGTCAGTAAGTTTCACTCTCTGTTTCCAGATAAAAGCTGAGCTCATTTCCTTGATGTTCAGTCACTGGTCTGTAGTGTATGAGCCTATCAGCTGTTGCATTTCATCACATGGTGTTTAGACCGATCTTTTCACTGGCAGATCTATGAAAGGGGAGGAACTACCAACatcagagctgaatgtgctgtgAGAGTTTctcagagcaggaggagccgAGCCTGGCCAGTCAGTAACGTCTGGGTGGGGTTAAAAAGTTGTGTTTAatccaggaagaggagggttGTGAGAGTTGCATTGTGTATCAGCACTCAGAAATAGTGCACCTGTCagataattatataattaaccCGTGTTCCCAGAGGAACCTGATTTACAGGGTACAAggttcctttttctttctgtcatctCACAACAGGGTTGTGTAACAAAATACTTGCTGAATTCACTTTATGCtcctcaataaaaaaaacaaatctgtaaatggatgaataaaaaataagacacaacaaTGAACAATTTCTTGTAGTTGAGAgcagaggatgagttcaggagtctcccagcctgaggaaagaagctgctctgtagtctggtggtgaaGCAGACTAGTAACACCTGTACttctaaatgtttgttgtgaaaagatgaaacatttcttGGTCCATATTCTGCTCTAACTGGGTTCATTGTCCTGACCGGTCAGATTCTGTGGTGGATATTTTGTGCTTggtgtttgtttcttcctctgttgtgcttgcagaggtgcattGAGAGGCTGGGCGGAGCTTCCCACTCAccggagctgctgacacacactcacctgcagcaggttggcagtTAGTCTTGCTGATAAAGCCCTGCTCTCCACGCTACCTGCTTCCAGGTGATTTCATCAGTTCGATGTGGCACATGGCTCCTGTTAGATCGTCGTTTTGTATGACTTGTAGTTTTTTCGTGTTCACTCCACACACAGTgttcacctgcacctgcacctctgcagccagcagcctcaccctgtgCTCACCAGTCTCAACTCACCACGCTACCTCACCTCCACTTGTACGGTTTTCATCAGATATGACGACGACAGCAAAATCTGGCCTGAAGTCAGTTTCCTAAGACAGAACAACGGTTCTTCTAACATGTTCTTGTCACTTTGTAGAAAGTCTTTCACAAACAATTAGTGTGTATCTTTTGTGTTATTCATCAAATCCACTAACTGCATTATTTGGATATAAACATAGATACCAAGCAAAGTTAAATTTGTCCCAGTAAAACTAAAAATGCCATCTGTTATATGAATGTGTCTCTGAATGCACTGACTTTGCTTGATCTGGCACTTAATTACACAAAAGCATTATTATTTGATGTCATATTTGTGTGAACGTTTGAAGGAAAAATACAGTTACTCAAAGGTTAtttctgcctaaatatgacttgatctcattcttgagcttcataatataaagatCTGAGCTCAGGAGACAGCTTGAAAtccttttaaaggaccattacaacagaaaatgggccttttcacctgccaaaaactgattgaaggccaaatacaGTTACTGAAAGGCcattttcagaaataaatttcaagttgagagcagaggatgagttcaggagtctcccagcctgagggaagaagctgctctgttgtctggtggTGAAGCAGACTAGTAACACCTGTACttctaaatgtttgttgtgaaaagatgaaacattttttggtcCATATTCTGCTCTAACTGGGTTTATGTACTGAAGCACCGTGTCTATCGTGGCCTTTACGATCACCCATGGAGCAGTGACAACAGATATTTTCCTGTATGAAAGAGCCAACATGTCACAAACTTAAAATCATCTCAGAATTGTGCTGTTTCTGGTGAAATGACCCATCAGCTCCATGATAACATGGAGGTTATCTGACTGCCTTCATTgatctccctgtgtgtgtttctgttcccaCACTATCTTGaaaaaatgattgattgaaATGAAATTTAGTAGGAAAACAAGTGATTCTGGTGATATTCTGACAGTTAAAGGAAGAACACACAGTCACCtattcatttatgtgtttatttatttatttgaaggtTTTGAACAAAGACTTTTCATAACTGCTTCTTAAAATTGTTACTACATATTGACACGATATCAGTTTTAACAAGACGATCAACAAACTATTTTCAGAGGGTTAATTTTGAAACTATACAAGCTGATattttactgatgtttttcatgcaggttttggttacataaaaaaaatggaaatatgattttgaaacattaaaacagaggCACACtatgaaggacagacagaagtatgtgcaaaactaaaagtaaagatgaaattacacaaaatatgttCTTGAAGATTTGgtacaaataaaattacatgaaaatcttaaaactcaaaaaaactcaaaagtcAGCCTGACAAAAACTCATTCATTATTTCACATCTTGCATATGTAATATTTCCCAAATGTTCAGTAAATGAAGCTCaaaagtcaaatttcaacaaaCAAGATGGTCTAATCACTCTGTAGGAAACAATAACAGTTTCTCtaaactgagaagaaaaaaacaaaacaatataaaatccaAGAAAAATCATCATCGTCCCACCTCCTATGTTCGATCAGTGCAGTGCAGACACACCTCAACATGTACAGCACCACAGATGAGTCTCTCTTTAATCTCCTGTCTACTTGAGCTCACACAACTCTGCTGTGTCACCAACACTGTTTGGAAGCCAAAGTCCAggatagagaggctgagtgaacgtggtctggactctgtggaggagagtgatggtttcagagacgctgtagtaAGACAGAGTACCTGCACTATGATCCAGGTAAACTCCTATTGTGGAGGACTGAGGGCCTGAGATGGAAGTATCAATATCATTATG
It contains:
- the LOC141007650 gene encoding tripartite motif-containing protein 16-like; translation: MAQHVLQLDREKLSCSICLDLLKDPVTIPCGHSYCMSCIKDCWDTEKEKEAHSCPQCRQSFTPKPVLVKNIMFAELVEELKKVQLQAASPDHSYAGPGDVACDFCTGKKLKAFKSCLVCMASYCEQHLQPHYSVATLKKHKLVEATSKLQENICSRHDEVMKIFCRTDQQCICYLCSMDDHKGHDTVSAAAERAERQTELGASQQTIQQRIQDREKDVKVLQRRVEAINLSADKAVEDSEKTFSELIRLIEKRSSEVKQQIRSQQKTEVSRAKDLEEELQQEITELRRKDTELEKLSHTEDHLHFLNNYFSLSRLSEPKDLPSIVIRPLCSFEGVTAAVSEARDKLQAVLSEEWTKISRAVTEVDVLLPQAEPRTRTELLKYSCEITLDPNTANKRLSLSDRNRKATLMSVDQVYSAHPDRFGEWWQVLSREGLTGRCYWEVKWSGMVYIAVAYKNISRTGTRTECVFAYNDKSWSLICNSGGYKFRHNNIVTSISGPQSSTIGVYLDHSAGTLSYYSVSETITLLHRVQTTFTQPLYPGLWLPNNDGDTAELCELK